One window from the genome of Chroococcidiopsis sp. TS-821 encodes:
- a CDS encoding methyl-accepting chemotaxis protein: MTQTSPKPTADRPAQETISLHPAPNSNKSTSPPPKSHSRRMSLRAKATALAIALSTLPVIAVGTTAYYFANRSITQQIIRQQQSTAIDLEDRLELFVQSRFLDVQAMANLDIFTNPQTRSITTRQAKDTALNNLVTAYNGMYDSIAVFDLNGDVVAQSKGKPISNHRKAVYFQEALKTGRAYLSEPKIADNSTNVVRTFTIAAPIKDSVTGENIGVIRARMPLAANKLLDVDNRRQEQFYVVNSAGQIFLTSNEEDLGKSFEQQFPKLFNQVQAGNSLDIASTIENQSTANKLVSYAAAEELRELHNLNWGVIVSTPSNIVFLPQRQLLLTFLLGTGLTTLLVGVLAAYLTNRAVKPILKASDAVTQIKEGKLDTRVVISGEDELAMLGNNINSMAARLQQLLDNQVAEAERTRIVKDITLRLGQFPQVQDIFNTVVKEIRAELQADRVVVYTFNDKWQGTIIAESVAEGFPQANGANINDPCFADKYVERYRQGRVQATENIYTAGLTECHIKQLEQFAVKANLVAPVLQGGELLGLLIAHQCSAPRNWQQGEIDLFAQIATQVGFALDRAKLLEQQIKEKEKLQKRALELLMEVDPLNKGDLTIRANVTEDEIGTIADSYNATISSLRQLVNNVKTAAEQVTATTNNSESSVQVLSQEALRQAEEINAALNQLQAMEDSIRAVAQSAKQAEVAVHKATETVAAGDAAMNRTVDGIEAIRATVAATAEKVRQLGESSQKISKVVNLIGRFAAQTNLLALKASIEAARAGEEGRGFAVLADEVRILASQSAQATGEIEKLVLDIQAETNAVVAAMEAGTEQVSKGTILVDETRQHLTQITAISEEIGNLVQAISEASLVQSHAAHAVTQTMNDVAAIANQTSDEATQVSSAFQQLLTVADRLQTSVGQFKVS; encoded by the coding sequence ATGACTCAGACTTCTCCCAAGCCTACTGCTGATCGTCCAGCACAAGAGACTATATCATTACATCCTGCACCCAATTCCAACAAATCAACATCGCCGCCGCCAAAATCACATTCACGTCGCATGAGCTTGCGGGCTAAAGCCACTGCATTGGCGATCGCGCTCAGTACACTACCAGTGATTGCAGTAGGTACAACGGCTTATTACTTTGCCAATCGTTCCATTACTCAGCAAATTATTCGCCAGCAGCAGTCTACTGCAATTGACCTGGAAGACAGATTAGAGTTATTTGTCCAAAGTCGCTTTTTAGATGTACAAGCGATGGCGAATCTCGACATCTTCACCAATCCACAAACACGTTCGATTACGACTCGCCAGGCTAAAGATACAGCGCTCAACAACTTAGTTACAGCATATAACGGAATGTACGATAGCATTGCTGTGTTCGATCTCAATGGCGATGTTGTAGCACAATCCAAAGGTAAGCCAATCAGCAATCATCGAAAAGCAGTGTATTTTCAAGAAGCACTGAAAACTGGTCGCGCTTATTTGAGTGAGCCAAAAATTGCTGACAACTCGACTAATGTCGTTCGTACTTTCACAATAGCCGCTCCAATTAAAGATAGCGTCACAGGAGAAAATATTGGTGTTATTCGTGCCAGAATGCCGCTAGCTGCTAATAAATTGCTCGATGTTGATAACCGACGTCAGGAGCAGTTTTACGTAGTCAACTCGGCTGGTCAAATTTTCCTAACATCAAACGAAGAAGATTTAGGGAAATCTTTTGAGCAGCAATTTCCCAAGTTATTTAATCAAGTCCAAGCAGGTAATTCTCTCGATATTGCATCAACTATTGAAAATCAATCAACAGCAAATAAATTAGTTTCTTATGCAGCTGCTGAAGAATTACGAGAATTACATAATCTGAACTGGGGAGTGATTGTTAGTACTCCTAGCAACATTGTATTTTTACCTCAACGCCAATTACTATTAACTTTCTTACTAGGAACAGGTTTAACAACATTGCTCGTAGGTGTTCTGGCGGCTTATCTTACCAACCGTGCAGTTAAACCAATCTTAAAAGCCAGTGATGCTGTTACTCAAATTAAAGAAGGCAAGCTCGATACTCGTGTTGTCATCTCTGGGGAAGATGAACTGGCGATGCTGGGTAATAACATCAACAGCATGGCAGCAAGACTGCAACAATTACTCGACAACCAAGTAGCAGAGGCAGAACGCACTCGTATTGTTAAAGATATTACTTTACGTCTAGGACAATTTCCACAGGTACAAGACATTTTTAATACTGTTGTTAAAGAAATTCGTGCAGAACTCCAAGCCGATCGCGTGGTTGTATATACTTTCAACGATAAGTGGCAAGGTACTATCATTGCTGAATCAGTTGCTGAAGGCTTTCCGCAAGCTAATGGTGCTAATATTAACGATCCGTGCTTTGCTGATAAATATGTAGAACGCTATCGCCAAGGTCGAGTACAAGCAACAGAAAATATTTATACAGCAGGTTTAACTGAGTGCCATATTAAACAACTCGAACAGTTTGCAGTTAAAGCTAACTTAGTTGCTCCGGTTCTGCAAGGCGGTGAACTTTTAGGTTTATTGATTGCGCACCAATGCTCTGCACCACGGAATTGGCAACAAGGTGAAATTGATTTATTCGCGCAGATAGCAACACAAGTCGGTTTTGCACTCGACCGCGCAAAGCTTTTAGAACAACAAATCAAAGAGAAAGAAAAGCTGCAAAAACGCGCACTTGAATTGTTGATGGAAGTCGATCCGCTGAACAAAGGAGATTTGACGATTCGCGCGAATGTTACTGAAGATGAAATCGGGACGATCGCCGACTCATACAACGCAACGATTTCCAGTTTGCGACAACTTGTTAATAATGTTAAAACGGCAGCAGAGCAGGTGACAGCAACGACTAACAATAGCGAAAGTTCAGTACAAGTTTTATCGCAAGAAGCTTTACGCCAAGCCGAAGAAATTAACGCTGCCCTAAACCAGTTGCAAGCGATGGAAGACTCGATTCGGGCTGTAGCGCAAAGTGCCAAACAAGCTGAAGTCGCAGTCCACAAAGCAACTGAGACTGTCGCTGCGGGTGATGCAGCGATGAATCGCACAGTAGATGGTATCGAAGCGATTCGTGCTACTGTTGCCGCAACTGCAGAAAAAGTAAGGCAACTTGGGGAATCTTCACAAAAAATTTCTAAAGTCGTCAACTTGATTGGTAGATTTGCTGCACAAACGAATTTACTAGCACTCAAAGCTTCAATTGAAGCCGCGCGGGCGGGAGAAGAAGGACGCGGATTTGCGGTACTTGCCGATGAAGTGCGCATCTTAGCAAGTCAATCTGCACAAGCTACCGGAGAAATTGAAAAGCTGGTTTTAGATATTCAAGCAGAAACAAATGCGGTCGTTGCAGCGATGGAAGCAGGAACCGAACAAGTCTCTAAAGGTACAATACTCGTAGACGAAACGCGTCAACATCTTACCCAAATTACGGCGATTAGTGAAGAAATTGGTAACTTAGTGCAAGCAATTAGCGAAGCATCGCTGGTACAATCGCACGCTGCGCATGCAGTGACACAAACGATGAATGATGTAGCCGCGATCGCTAATCAGACTTCTGATGAAGCGACTCAAGTATCAAGTGCGTTCCAGCAGTTACTGACAGTTGCCGATCGGCTGCAAACGAGTGTAGGGCAATTTAAAGTGAGTTAG
- a CDS encoding hybrid sensor histidine kinase/response regulator has translation MAIDSDIRDQAYQFFIQEAPELLQAIETDLLTLREDRNTAKIHNMMRAAHSIKGGAASVGLDVIKTLAHSLEDIFKGLHNPELEIDADVENLLLQAYDCLRLPLIEQLNTGQFDAEQAMAKAEPVFAQIEAQIGKYLKGSTEIPSSVELGVDIAASIFEVDVAQGIERLAQVLAQSQTREIIEGELRAQAEVFAGIAELLNLPGFGEIASTTLAALDAHPQAAIQIAQTALADFQAARLAVLAGDRAQGGTPSEALTQLLKQPTKDTVNATPAQPSLESSNVPAAGSMLDDLFGSTTVESAIASPTNQVEVQIAAEDVPPAASLDDLFGTATAISDTTSAATTAQPTSAPKNITEIANSALDTSIPAASQNTNSTAKTTKISASPKPQLSTNPGATTQLSVRVDLERLERMNNLVGELAINRNSLSLQNEQLQATIQELLRRFTKFQTMARQLRDLSDLIVVASEHNARGRSANHAVMLPAKEGLEKLVTTSSAVATSSPATLLPSLASFDSLEMDSYGEVYSLLQATLEDMVQLEETVGDVVLLAGQSGETIERQRQMLAHLRDDLMWARMLPLGEVLNRFPRMLRDLSRSYDKPVDLKLSGTGVLVDKAVLEKLYDPLLHLVRNAFDHGIEPSDVRLEQGKPAQGKIEIRAYHQGNQTIIEVRDDGRGLNLERIRAKALEMGLLSPEQVNAASTARLLDLIFEPGFSTAKQVSELSGRGVGLDVVRAQLRSLKGNVSVTSEPGKGSTFSLRIPLTLTIAKLLVCFVGTNAYALPSDSIAEILIPEANQVKNSSGYRFLHWQDRIIPVYRFAEVVRYSCPLPETVPNLNLEAVPTPEDWASPMLLLEQENNLIAIEVDRLVTEQELVIKPFGKAIAPPNYIYGCTILGNGSLIPVIDGAELLASFTGTQTEFAITTNSNFDSDLSVSDRSDNPPVTPIKRETTTTVLVVDDSITLRQTLALTLQKVGYRVLQARDGREAIEQLQQSAVQLVVCDVEMPNMNGFEFLSHRRQDPQLFQIPVVMLTSRSSDKHRQLAKHLGATNYFTKPYIEQEFVTAIKEIIQQNTATTVPAV, from the coding sequence ATGGCAATCGATTCTGATATCCGCGACCAAGCTTATCAGTTTTTTATTCAAGAAGCGCCTGAACTACTACAGGCAATTGAAACAGATTTACTAACTCTCAGAGAAGACCGCAATACAGCGAAAATTCATAACATGATGCGTGCTGCCCACTCAATTAAAGGTGGTGCTGCAAGCGTGGGACTTGACGTTATTAAAACTTTAGCGCATAGCCTCGAAGATATTTTTAAAGGGCTACATAATCCAGAATTAGAAATTGATGCTGATGTCGAAAACTTGTTACTTCAGGCTTACGACTGTCTGCGGCTACCACTCATTGAGCAACTCAATACTGGGCAGTTCGATGCAGAGCAAGCTATGGCAAAGGCTGAGCCAGTATTTGCCCAAATTGAAGCACAAATTGGTAAATATCTCAAAGGTTCGACAGAAATTCCGAGTTCTGTAGAATTGGGTGTTGATATTGCCGCATCAATTTTTGAAGTAGATGTTGCTCAAGGTATCGAGCGTTTAGCGCAAGTTTTAGCGCAATCACAAACTAGAGAAATCATCGAAGGAGAATTACGGGCGCAGGCAGAAGTTTTTGCAGGTATCGCCGAACTTTTAAATCTACCAGGATTTGGGGAAATCGCATCGACAACCCTCGCTGCACTCGATGCGCATCCGCAAGCCGCGATCCAAATCGCCCAAACCGCACTAGCTGATTTTCAAGCAGCACGCTTAGCAGTTCTCGCAGGCGATCGCGCGCAAGGGGGAACTCCGTCAGAGGCTTTAACCCAACTTCTGAAGCAACCTACAAAGGATACTGTAAATGCAACACCAGCACAACCATCATTGGAAAGTAGCAATGTGCCTGCAGCAGGCTCGATGCTCGATGATTTGTTTGGTAGTACAACTGTAGAGTCAGCGATCGCGTCGCCCACAAACCAAGTTGAGGTTCAAATTGCAGCGGAAGACGTGCCACCAGCAGCGAGTTTGGACGATCTTTTTGGGACGGCAACTGCTATTTCTGATACCACTTCAGCAGCAACGACAGCGCAACCAACTTCTGCACCAAAGAATATTACAGAGATTGCCAACTCTGCACTTGATACATCCATACCAGCAGCATCCCAAAATACGAATAGCACTGCTAAAACAACGAAAATATCTGCATCACCCAAACCCCAACTCAGCACAAATCCTGGTGCTACGACTCAGCTTTCGGTACGAGTTGACTTAGAGCGACTCGAACGCATGAATAACTTAGTTGGTGAGTTAGCGATTAATCGTAATAGTCTTTCGCTGCAAAACGAACAACTCCAAGCAACGATTCAGGAACTCTTACGCCGTTTTACTAAGTTCCAAACAATGGCGCGACAGTTACGCGATCTGTCTGACTTAATAGTCGTTGCCTCTGAGCATAATGCCAGAGGTCGCAGTGCAAATCATGCCGTTATGTTACCTGCAAAAGAAGGGTTAGAGAAGCTAGTGACTACTTCTTCTGCGGTAGCGACTTCTAGCCCAGCGACGTTACTTCCTTCCTTAGCCTCTTTTGACTCGTTAGAGATGGATAGTTACGGCGAGGTGTACTCGTTGTTGCAAGCGACGTTAGAAGACATGGTGCAACTCGAAGAGACAGTCGGTGACGTAGTTCTTCTGGCTGGACAATCGGGTGAAACGATTGAAAGACAGCGTCAAATGCTCGCACACTTACGCGATGACTTGATGTGGGCGAGAATGTTGCCCTTGGGTGAGGTACTGAACCGCTTTCCTCGCATGTTACGTGACTTATCGCGCTCGTATGATAAGCCTGTTGATTTAAAGCTGAGTGGAACTGGAGTTTTAGTTGACAAAGCAGTTTTAGAGAAGCTTTACGATCCTTTATTGCACTTGGTACGTAATGCTTTCGATCATGGCATTGAACCTTCGGATGTGCGTTTAGAGCAGGGTAAACCCGCTCAAGGTAAAATTGAGATTCGTGCTTACCATCAGGGTAATCAAACGATTATCGAAGTTCGGGATGATGGTCGCGGTTTAAATTTAGAGCGGATTCGTGCGAAAGCCTTAGAAATGGGCTTGTTGTCTCCAGAGCAAGTTAACGCAGCTTCGACAGCACGCTTGTTAGATTTAATCTTTGAGCCTGGGTTTTCTACCGCCAAGCAAGTTAGCGAATTGTCAGGTAGGGGTGTCGGACTTGATGTTGTACGCGCGCAGTTGCGATCGCTGAAAGGAAACGTTAGCGTTACCTCTGAACCTGGAAAAGGTAGCACATTTAGTTTGCGAATTCCGCTAACACTCACAATCGCGAAGTTACTCGTTTGTTTTGTCGGTACGAATGCCTATGCTTTACCTTCTGATAGTATTGCAGAGATCTTAATTCCTGAAGCTAATCAAGTTAAAAACTCCAGCGGATATCGCTTTTTGCACTGGCAAGACCGTATTATTCCAGTCTATCGCTTTGCTGAAGTCGTGAGATATAGCTGTCCGCTACCTGAAACGGTTCCCAACCTTAACTTAGAAGCCGTTCCCACTCCAGAAGATTGGGCTTCTCCAATGTTGTTATTGGAGCAAGAAAATAATCTTATTGCCATCGAAGTAGACCGTTTAGTGACCGAACAAGAATTGGTGATTAAACCTTTTGGTAAGGCGATCGCACCCCCAAATTACATCTACGGTTGTACAATTCTCGGTAATGGTAGCCTCATTCCAGTGATTGATGGTGCCGAATTATTGGCATCTTTTACTGGTACTCAAACTGAGTTTGCTATAACTACAAACTCTAATTTTGATTCTGATTTATCTGTCAGCGATCGGAGTGATAATCCTCCGGTAACTCCTATTAAAAGAGAGACAACTACGACGGTTTTAGTTGTTGATGATTCGATTACTCTGCGCCAAACATTAGCACTTACGCTCCAGAAAGTGGGTTATCGCGTTTTGCAAGCACGCGATGGACGCGAGGCAATTGAACAGTTGCAACAATCAGCTGTTCAACTTGTGGTTTGTGATGTGGAAATGCCAAATATGAATGGTTTTGAGTTTCTCAGCCATCGTCGTCAAGATCCTCAACTTTTCCAAATTCCGGTTGTTATGCTAACGTCGCGTAGCAGTGATAAACACCGGCAATTAGCAAAGCATTTAGGTGCAACTAATTACTTTACTAAGCCTTATATTGAACAAGAATTTGTTACAGCAATTAAAGAAATTATTCAACAAAATACAGCAACAACAGTGCCTGCTGTTTAG
- a CDS encoding chemotaxis protein CheW, translating into MGNIHLALPSDAVYKVTNQMPVYGTGFNGVGLAYLGDRQITIVELHRRFFSAKGKYLIIAENKVGELYGIPVASVPALIDVPLSRIQVLPDSYRHADLLAIATHVCHIPQADTLLTVFLLDVDQLLPSS; encoded by the coding sequence ATGGGTAATATTCATTTAGCGTTACCCAGTGATGCTGTATATAAAGTAACAAACCAAATGCCAGTATATGGCACGGGATTTAATGGCGTGGGGCTAGCGTATCTTGGCGATCGCCAAATTACGATTGTGGAACTACATCGGCGCTTCTTTAGTGCTAAAGGAAAATACTTAATTATTGCTGAAAACAAAGTAGGAGAACTGTATGGTATCCCTGTAGCATCGGTGCCTGCGCTGATAGATGTGCCGTTATCGCGAATTCAAGTTTTGCCAGACTCGTATCGTCATGCTGATTTACTCGCGATCGCAACTCATGTTTGTCACATTCCGCAAGCAGACACGCTGCTGACAGTATTCCTACTTGATGTCGATCAATTACTGCCATCTTCCTGA
- a CDS encoding PAS domain S-box protein: MKAPIPSNEEARLKALYEYEILDTDPEQAFDDLTRLASQICETPIAIVSLVDSDRQWFKSKVGLDASETSRDVAFCAHTILQSDLFVVPDAREDMRFSSNPLVTSGPKIRFYAGAPLITSENIAVGSLCAIDYVPRNLTPQQQEALEILGRQVVTQLNLRRNVARLEEALRQREETEKALRASEEQYRSLLDLSSETIAVHIEGKIEYINAAGAKLLGAVTPEKLIGKRFLDFVHPDSREAVEAQQSQRQENQQAVVINQEKLVRLDGEAIDVEMTEVPIIHLGKPATQVLIKDITVLKQMKEAMLRATVAELVKQELEKEIAERRQLEENLKE; this comes from the coding sequence ATGAAAGCTCCGATACCTAGTAATGAAGAAGCTAGGCTGAAAGCCTTATACGAATATGAAATTCTCGACACCGATCCCGAACAAGCCTTTGATGACTTAACTCGCTTGGCTTCGCAAATTTGTGAAACTCCAATTGCCATAGTCAGCCTTGTCGATTCTGACCGACAATGGTTCAAATCAAAAGTAGGTTTAGATGCTTCAGAAACCTCACGAGATGTTGCATTTTGCGCGCATACAATTCTGCAATCTGATTTATTTGTAGTTCCAGATGCTCGTGAAGATATGCGCTTCTCAAGTAACCCTCTGGTAACGTCAGGTCCTAAGATTCGGTTTTATGCGGGCGCACCGTTGATAACTTCAGAGAACATTGCCGTTGGTAGTTTGTGTGCGATCGACTACGTGCCTCGTAACTTAACACCCCAACAGCAAGAAGCCCTCGAAATTTTGGGTCGTCAGGTAGTGACCCAACTAAATCTGCGCCGCAACGTAGCGAGGTTAGAAGAGGCGCTGCGCCAGCGTGAAGAAACGGAAAAAGCCTTGAGAGCTAGTGAAGAACAGTATCGTAGTTTACTGGATCTTTCTTCGGAAACGATCGCTGTCCACATTGAGGGAAAAATTGAATATATCAATGCTGCGGGAGCTAAGTTACTTGGTGCAGTAACGCCCGAAAAACTAATCGGTAAACGGTTTTTAGATTTCGTTCACCCCGATTCTAGAGAAGCTGTCGAAGCGCAACAAAGTCAAAGGCAAGAGAACCAACAAGCAGTAGTTATTAACCAAGAAAAATTGGTTCGGCTTGATGGTGAGGCGATCGATGTTGAGATGACAGAAGTACCCATTATTCACTTAGGTAAACCAGCAACGCAGGTACTGATTAAAGATATTACTGTGCTAAAACAGATGAAAGAGGCAATGTTGCGCGCGACAGTAGCTGAACTTGTCAAACAAGAACTAGAAAAAGAAATTGCTGAGCGCAGACAGTTAGAGGAAAACTTGAAAGAGTAA
- a CDS encoding M3 family metallopeptidase, translating into MSATTIADNPLLIGKGLPPFEQIKPEHVVPAMTQLLGELETELAELEANVSPTWSGLVEPLDRITERLRWSWGIVGHLMGVKNSPELREAYETVQPKVVEFYNKLNQSRPLYDAFKALRHSDRWDSLDTAQQRIVEAAIRDAELSGVGLAGEQRSRFNEIQLELAELSTKFSNHVLDATKAFSLTLTQQDEVDGLPLSLKSLAAQAARAAGEENATPEAGPWRITLDFPSFGPFMQHSTRRDLREKLYKAYISRASSGDLDNSPLIERILQLRQEEAKLLGFNSYAELSLASKMAPSIEAVENLLEELRSASYDAAMQEFEELKAFAAAKGADSELKHWDISYWAERQREEKFNFTAEELRPYFPLPQVLDGLFGLVERVFGVTVTAADGQAPVWHPDVRYFQIADETGAIAYFYLDPYSRPAEKRGGAWMDDCIGRAKITEAGTTTTRKPVAYLVCNQTPPVDGKPSLMTFNEVETLFHEFGHGLQHMLTKVDYAGAAGINNVEWDAVELPSQFMENWCYHRETLLGMAKHYETGETLPEHYYQKLVAARNYMSGSAMLRQLHFSLVDLELHHRYQPGGSETANDVRNRIAKNTTVLPPLPEDAFLCSFGHIFAGGYAAGYYSYKWAEVLSADAFAAFEESGLEPEKIAATGKRFRDTVLALGGSKHPMEVFQSFRGREPSTEPLLRHSGLTKAA; encoded by the coding sequence ATGAGTGCAACTACGATCGCAGACAATCCATTACTAATCGGTAAAGGTTTGCCGCCATTTGAGCAAATCAAGCCTGAGCATGTTGTGCCAGCAATGACACAGCTATTGGGTGAGTTGGAAACCGAACTTGCTGAATTAGAAGCGAATGTCAGTCCCACTTGGAGTGGTTTAGTTGAGCCACTAGACCGCATTACAGAGCGTTTGCGCTGGAGTTGGGGTATTGTCGGGCATTTGATGGGTGTTAAAAATAGCCCTGAACTACGCGAAGCTTACGAAACGGTACAGCCGAAAGTTGTAGAATTTTACAACAAGCTCAATCAAAGTAGACCACTATATGATGCGTTTAAGGCTTTACGGCACAGCGATCGCTGGGATAGCTTAGATACTGCACAACAGCGGATCGTGGAAGCTGCGATTCGAGATGCCGAGCTTTCTGGTGTAGGCTTAGCAGGAGAACAGCGATCGCGCTTTAACGAAATTCAACTTGAACTCGCCGAACTTTCAACCAAGTTTTCAAATCACGTTTTGGACGCGACGAAGGCTTTTAGCTTGACACTGACACAACAAGATGAAGTTGATGGCTTACCTTTGAGTTTAAAAAGTTTAGCCGCACAAGCCGCGCGGGCTGCTGGCGAAGAAAATGCTACTCCTGAAGCAGGTCCTTGGCGGATTACCTTGGACTTTCCTAGCTTTGGTCCTTTCATGCAGCACAGCACTCGCCGCGATTTACGCGAGAAACTGTATAAAGCTTACATTAGTCGCGCATCTTCAGGTGATTTAGATAACTCGCCGCTGATTGAACGGATTTTGCAATTACGTCAAGAAGAGGCTAAATTACTCGGCTTCAATAGTTATGCGGAGTTAAGCTTAGCAAGTAAAATGGCTCCGAGTATTGAAGCAGTAGAAAACCTTTTAGAGGAATTGCGGAGTGCAAGCTATGATGCGGCGATGCAAGAATTTGAAGAATTAAAAGCATTTGCTGCGGCTAAAGGTGCTGACAGTGAGTTGAAACACTGGGATATTAGCTATTGGGCAGAACGCCAACGCGAAGAAAAGTTTAACTTTACGGCAGAAGAATTGCGTCCTTATTTTCCGTTACCACAAGTTTTAGACGGACTATTTGGCTTGGTTGAGCGAGTTTTTGGCGTGACAGTGACTGCGGCAGATGGTCAAGCACCGGTATGGCATCCTGATGTGAGATATTTCCAGATTGCGGACGAAACTGGGGCGATCGCCTATTTCTATCTCGATCCCTACAGCCGTCCTGCCGAAAAGCGCGGTGGGGCTTGGATGGATGATTGCATTGGTCGTGCCAAAATAACTGAAGCAGGCACAACGACAACGCGCAAACCTGTAGCTTATCTTGTGTGCAACCAAACTCCTCCTGTCGATGGCAAGCCAAGCTTAATGACTTTCAACGAAGTGGAAACTTTATTCCATGAATTTGGGCATGGTTTGCAGCATATGTTAACGAAAGTTGATTATGCTGGAGCAGCAGGAATTAATAATGTTGAATGGGATGCTGTCGAACTGCCTAGTCAGTTTATGGAAAACTGGTGCTACCACCGCGAAACTTTGCTAGGAATGGCAAAGCATTACGAAACGGGTGAAACTCTGCCCGAACACTATTATCAAAAATTAGTTGCGGCACGTAACTACATGAGTGGTAGCGCCATGTTACGGCAATTGCACTTTAGCCTAGTCGATCTAGAATTACATCACCGCTATCAACCAGGCGGTAGTGAAACTGCTAACGATGTACGTAATCGGATCGCGAAAAACACAACCGTGCTGCCACCACTACCAGAAGATGCCTTTTTGTGTTCGTTTGGTCATATCTTTGCTGGTGGATACGCCGCAGGTTACTACAGCTACAAATGGGCGGAAGTTCTCAGTGCTGATGCTTTCGCAGCGTTTGAGGAGTCAGGATTAGAACCTGAAAAAATTGCTGCTACAGGTAAGCGCTTCCGCGATACAGTACTCGCGTTAGGTGGTAGCAAACATCCTATGGAAGTCTTTCAATCTTTCCGAGGACGCGAACCAAGTACTGAGCCGCTACTTAGACATAGCGGTTTAACTAAAGCTGCTTAG
- a CDS encoding DUF1824 family protein: protein MSNPQQQSDLTVEAAQALLKDFNCIAGKLVTSEAEKMLIRQAVLVVSHFSDYQILGICADTATQGIATLASYAKALGYQPNLDLTSVDGAVYIKFNPVTSLCYLNPYSGEHRGVLVSCHSPESGVVNDIYGHLPLDLFD, encoded by the coding sequence ATGTCTAACCCGCAGCAGCAATCCGATCTTACTGTCGAAGCAGCGCAAGCACTTTTGAAAGACTTTAACTGTATTGCTGGTAAGTTAGTCACTTCTGAAGCCGAAAAAATGCTGATTCGTCAGGCTGTATTGGTTGTCAGTCATTTTTCTGATTACCAAATCTTGGGTATTTGTGCTGATACAGCAACTCAAGGTATAGCAACTTTGGCAAGTTATGCCAAAGCCTTGGGGTATCAGCCTAATCTTGACTTAACTTCGGTTGATGGCGCTGTTTACATTAAATTTAATCCAGTTACCAGTTTGTGTTATCTTAATCCTTATTCTGGAGAGCATCGGGGCGTACTTGTGTCATGTCACTCTCCGGAATCAGGAGTCGTCAATGACATTTACGGGCATCTTCCGCTAGATTTGTTTGATTAG
- a CDS encoding pentapeptide repeat-containing protein, translated as MKRFYRLAVVAFVFLLLVAFPISARAASSSSISRGAATGEVIGKDYSGQNLQAAEFANADLEAANFSNADLRGVVFNGAKLMKANLHGADFTNGIAYLVDFTGADLSDAVMEEAMMLRSIFNDVDITGADFTNAVLDKTVVKKLCAQASGVNSKTGVATRDSLGCK; from the coding sequence ATGAAACGTTTCTATCGACTTGCAGTAGTTGCTTTCGTGTTTTTACTTCTTGTTGCCTTTCCGATAAGTGCACGCGCAGCTAGTTCCTCTTCTATTTCGCGTGGTGCAGCTACTGGAGAAGTTATTGGGAAAGATTACTCAGGGCAAAACTTGCAAGCTGCTGAGTTTGCTAACGCAGATTTAGAGGCAGCTAATTTCAGTAATGCTGACTTACGCGGTGTTGTTTTCAATGGCGCGAAGTTGATGAAAGCAAATTTACATGGAGCCGACTTTACTAATGGGATTGCTTATCTAGTTGATTTTACAGGAGCCGATCTTAGTGATGCCGTAATGGAAGAGGCAATGATGCTGCGCTCTATATTTAATGATGTTGATATTACTGGCGCTGATTTTACCAATGCAGTTCTTGATAAAACCGTAGTGAAAAAACTTTGCGCGCAAGCAAGTGGAGTCAATTCAAAGACTGGTGTGGCAACGCGCGATTCCTTGGGATGTAAGTAA